From a single Tachypleus tridentatus isolate NWPU-2018 chromosome 6, ASM421037v1, whole genome shotgun sequence genomic region:
- the LOC143252745 gene encoding uncharacterized protein LOC143252745 produces the protein MWLRSHFVLVLLIFIIHIGSGEQNIRSRRQSSPSPSEKYQVYVKPLPTKNKPSQQNKLLYSFSQEREQPFQHLLYRKEQPKEQSGLPLKQYRFPLPPQSQQQKWRQPSNVQAGNPSSSQEGTQTELRQQFNIRAQYQLPIQPIRSDPPETSSQKLLQYQVPSKPSSHTHLQQNIFPEKPHHQLSVQENPSEKILNPHFLHSKQRQSWSLDQISNHQPYKTSQTVKINGQLAIISPVQSHVSLPSQTNQDTSSSHAFLPSPTTDVIFQDKLFGSLQPQLQSVIQKAPASEIEHGKGIPANDKSNSDNEYVVYYYYYYDDVEGSSNKTNTSLKFDEVPNLENYDQTKTQNNISLKDEKKIKAKGKGNASIDVINNDFPEISIHKDHSLQQQPETLTLKNIPPSKVDKDSSSPIIPISNVYRYGNNVPHFPLTPDYYSSKRQRLSSLVTVSSVEHKKHKSFSNHDVATSPLSGDSSAEFDILDSVNNNASTVVKSNEIIEVKSDSLARQNESSVEVKAALEPTTTENIIATTEAAPTLYSSRRRFGPRRIPGFFRSRKPPISALTTSITNQETNENKEITTVSTTTTTSRNSRFKSRLGNRRTSFGVSRRRPSFNTRNRFGIFSKTEDEKKNSGEETTTISSTTFTETLPSTTIRRFENSQSESPITETSGSHFNGEITTSTSATATLHIRPNTIFGRSRSRPRLPFLRRGRNRLNHGAKQERESNEEKPKKEDLEVVKKKEFEEKENGANEERKSKEEKFETVKRDEYEEKEDKTGDEGNFEVSEKGAERKSKEKDDKVEREKPDEKKGDEEEEDKIKTLISTLATTTTLFPLLKETQIAAITEAVKENGDFEEEEPQAATKDPTTTTTESSRFSGLFRKRKRPTLFGNRPRPNLFNRSG, from the coding sequence ATCACATTTCGTGCTAGTGTTGCTGATCTTTATTATTCATATCGGATCTGGTGAACAAAATATAAGAAGCAGAAGACAGTCATCACCCTCGCCTTCAGAAAAATATCAAGTCTACGTAAAACCACTTCCAACTAAAAACAAGCCCTctcaacaaaacaaacttttgtattCTTTTAGTCAAGAACGGGAACAACCTTTTCAACATTTACTGTACAGAAAGGAACAACCAAAAGAACAATCAGGATTGCCACTGAAACAGTACCGTTTTCCTCTGCCTCCTCAATCTCAGCAACAAAAGTGGAGACAACCATCTAATGTTCAAGCCGGAAACCCATCAAGTTCCCAGGAAGGAACTCAAACTGAACTACGTCAGCAGTTTAATATTCGTGCGCAGTACCAACTTCCTATCCAACCTATTCGATCTGACCCACCAGAAACCTCAAGTCAGAAACTTCTTCAATATCAGGTGCCATCAAAACCTTCCTCTCACACACATctccaacaaaatatttttccagaAAAACCTCACCACCAACTTTCAGTTCAAGAAAATCCTTCAGAAAAAATTCTAAATCCACACTTCTTGCACTCCAAACAACGCCAGTCTTGGAGCTTAGATCAGATCAGTAACCATCAACCGTATAAAACCtctcaaacagttaaaataaatggcCAACTAGCTATAATTAGCCCAGTTCAAAGCCATGTGTCACTGCCATCACAAACGAATCAGGACACATCTAGTTCTCATGCATTTTTACCCTCTCCTACCACAGATGTTATATTCCAAGATAAACTGTTTGGTTCTCTTCAGCCTCAATTACAATCTGTGATTCAGAAAGCTCCAGCCTCAGAAATTGAACATGGTAAAGGTATCCCTGCTAATGATAAATCGAATAGTGATAATGAATATGTAGtctattactactactactatgaTGACGTTGAAGGTTCAAGCAACAAGACCAACACATCTCTCAAATTCGATGAGGTTCCTAACCTAGAAAATTATGAtcaaacaaaaactcaaaataacatttctctaaaagatgaaaaaaagatCAAAGCTAAAGGAAAAGGAAATGCATCTATTGATGTCATAAACAATGATTTTCCGGAAATTTCTATTCATAAAGACCATTCTCTTCAACAACAGCCTGAAACACtaactttgaaaaatattccGCCATCGAAAGTTGATAAAGATTCTTCTTCACCTATTATTCCAATATCTAATGTATATCGCTATGGAAACAACGTACCACACTTTCCTTTAACTCCAGACTATTATTCTAGTAAGAGACAGAGATTGTCGTCATTAGTTACGGTTAGTTCTGTCGAGCATAAGAAACATAAGAGTTTCAGTAACCATGATGTTGCAACAAGTCCTTTATCAGGCGACTCATCAGCCGAATTTGATATATTAGATTCTGTGAATAATAATGCCAGCACTGTAGTTAAAAGCAATGAAATTATCGAAGTCAAGAGTGATTCTCTTGCGAGGCAAAACGAATCCTCAGTGGAAGTGAAGGCAGCTTTAGAACCTACAACAACAGAGAATATTATTGCAACAACAGAAGCTGCTCCAACCCTTTATAGCAGTCGTCGAAGATTTGGACCAAGAAGGATTCCGGGATTTTTCCGATCACGTAAACCCCCGATATCGGCATTAACTACGTCAATTACGAAccaagaaacaaatgaaaacaaagaaataacaactGTATCAACCACCACAACAACATCTAGGAACTCAAGATTTAAATCTCGGCTTGGGAACAGAAGAACTAGCTTTGGAGTTAGTCGTCGGCGTCCATCATTTAATACCAGAAATCGATTTGGAAtatttagtaaaactgaagacgagAAGAAAAATAGTGGAGAAGAAACGACAACCATATCAAGCACTACCTTTACAGAAACTTTACCATCTACTACAATAAGACGTTTTGAAAACAGTCAGAGTGAATCTCCTATTACAGAAACTTCAGGATCGCATTTCAATGGCGAAATTACGACGTCAACGTCAGCCACTGCCACTCTTCATATTCGACCTAATACTATATTTGGTCGCTCCAGAAGTCGACCTCGTCTTCCATTTCTCCGAAGAGGAAGAAACAGGCTAAATCACGGTGCAAAACAAGAAAGAGAATCCAATGAAGAAAAACCTAAAAAGGAAGATCTTGAAGTAGTGAAGAAAAAAGAATTTGAAGAGAAAGAGAATGGAGcaaatgaagaaagaaaatctAAAGAAGAAAAGTTTGAAACGGTGAAAAGAGACGAATATGAAGAGAAAGAGGATAAAACAGGTGATGAAGGAAACTTTGAAGTGAGTGAAAAAGGGGCGGAAAGAAAATCTAAAGAGAAAGACGATAAAGTTGAAAGAGAAAAACCTGACGAAAAAAAAGGCGATGAAGAGGAGgaagacaaaataaaaactttaatttccaCATTAGCCACAACTACGACACTTTTTCCATTATTGAAAGAAACTCAAATTGCAGCAATAACAGAAGCTGTAAAAGAAAACGGTGACTTCGAGGAAGAAGAGCCACAAGCTGCAACAAAAGATCCAACAACCACAACAACAGAAAGTAGTAGGTTTTCAGGTTTGTTCCGTAAAAGAAAGCGACCGACATTGTTTGGAAATCGTCCTCGTCCGAACCTTTTTAACAGATCGGGTTGA